One genomic segment of Desulfocapsa sulfexigens DSM 10523 includes these proteins:
- a CDS encoding ABC transporter ATP-binding protein gives MRDKRLLFHIENLSFGYRNNTVLRNLDLQLQQGRFYGLIGANGSGKSTLLELLMATLPPRSGSIKYRGRKLSDYSRQQLAVRLALVPQHFSMDFEYSVRDVVFMGRHPHIPRFSSPSAHDRAAVEQAMETMDILHLRDRPVIALSGGELQRVVMARALAQETEVLVLDEATSNLDIQHTIAIMRVIRERVDNTGLTVIAAIHDLNLAAAFCDDCLVLKDGTLFANAPVAEIFTRDLLQNVFSVRANVTRTPRNGRPQIHYQYQ, from the coding sequence ATGAGGGACAAAAGACTTCTTTTTCATATCGAGAATCTTTCCTTTGGGTATCGTAACAATACGGTGCTTAGAAATCTCGACCTCCAACTGCAACAGGGAAGATTTTATGGCCTGATTGGTGCCAACGGCAGTGGCAAGTCCACACTCCTTGAACTCCTTATGGCAACCCTTCCTCCCCGTTCAGGATCTATCAAATACAGAGGCAGGAAATTAAGCGATTATTCACGCCAGCAACTGGCAGTCAGGCTGGCGCTCGTCCCCCAGCACTTTTCAATGGACTTTGAATACAGTGTCAGGGACGTTGTTTTTATGGGACGCCATCCCCATATTCCAAGATTTTCATCACCTTCAGCCCACGATAGAGCGGCTGTGGAACAGGCCATGGAAACCATGGATATTCTCCATCTCCGGGATCGCCCCGTTATCGCCCTTTCCGGCGGAGAATTACAGCGAGTGGTCATGGCAAGAGCCCTTGCCCAGGAAACAGAAGTTCTGGTCCTTGACGAGGCAACCTCCAACCTTGATATTCAGCACACCATTGCCATCATGAGGGTGATACGTGAACGTGTTGACAACACTGGACTCACCGTTATTGCTGCCATCCACGATCTTAATTTAGCAGCGGCATTTTGTGATGACTGCCTGGTACTCAAGGATGGGACTCTTTTCGCCAATGCCCCGGTGGCTGAAATTTTCACCAGAGACCTCCTCCAGAACGTCTTTTCCGTCAGGGCAAACGTCACCCGCACTCCCAGAAACGGGCGTCCGCAAATTCACTATCAGTATCAATAA
- a CDS encoding ABC transporter substrate-binding protein, which produces MLNILRLLILVTLIHSALSCSPLHGSDTKPSFSRIISLYPAHTENLADLGITGELIGIATSDTYPPEILSKQRFSHRDNAEKFIAAGPDLVLIRPMIANAVPQLIDQLKEAGITVISLQPRSIDEMLAYWIQLGSLTGRNTAAAQMVAEFNNELQKIHQATQMVPLQNRPKVYFESIHSKMKTFSPTSIAIFALEQAGGINIATDATARRDTNIAAYGKERILFHADEIDFFLAQEGRMNRVTTQQIAEEPGFLAIRAIREGKISLVDEQLVSRPTRRILEGIKQIRAILYQ; this is translated from the coding sequence ATGCTCAATATTTTACGTCTTCTCATCCTTGTGACACTGATCCATTCCGCTCTGTCCTGCTCCCCTCTCCATGGCAGCGACACCAAACCCTCATTTTCACGTATTATTTCACTCTATCCTGCCCATACGGAGAACCTCGCTGACCTCGGAATAACAGGGGAACTGATAGGGATCGCAACCAGCGACACCTACCCTCCTGAAATTCTCAGTAAACAACGTTTCAGCCATCGCGACAATGCTGAGAAATTCATCGCTGCAGGTCCAGATCTGGTCCTGATCAGACCCATGATCGCAAATGCTGTCCCTCAGCTCATTGACCAGCTAAAAGAGGCCGGGATAACGGTTATCTCGCTGCAGCCACGCAGTATCGACGAAATGCTTGCCTACTGGATACAACTCGGCAGCCTCACTGGGAGAAACACAGCGGCTGCTCAAATGGTTGCAGAGTTTAACAATGAGCTTCAAAAGATTCACCAGGCCACCCAAATGGTTCCTCTCCAGAATCGGCCAAAAGTCTATTTTGAATCTATTCACTCGAAAATGAAGACGTTCTCTCCCACATCTATTGCAATATTTGCGCTCGAACAGGCTGGCGGCATAAACATTGCCACGGATGCCACCGCTCGTAGAGACACCAACATTGCCGCATACGGAAAAGAACGTATCCTCTTCCACGCTGATGAAATAGATTTTTTTCTCGCCCAAGAGGGACGAATGAATCGTGTCACGACCCAACAGATTGCCGAGGAACCTGGATTCCTTGCTATTAGGGCAATACGAGAAGGAAAGATATCTCTTGTTGATGAACAGCTGGTTTCACGACCAACCAGGCGAATTCTCGAGGGAATAAAACAGATAAGAGCCATTCTTTACCAATAA
- the sppA gene encoding signal peptide peptidase SppA yields MKDLISSILNIFRWIGKFITGIRIFTLNIAFLALLVFLFVSLTSSTTEKEVKISESGALVLSLSGDIVEEKQVSDPIATLINEKIGFDTIPSETLFQDILDVIAAAANDDRVTCILLDLGELGSVGLNQLQTIGDALNAFKASGKKVIAAEDFYQQKAYYLASFADEIYLNPMGGVDLHGLGTFRLFFKDAIDNLKINYNIFRVGTFKSALEPVMRNSMSTEARSQNMTWLTALWNTITTDIIRERNLSQDSIQKYTENIASELATAGGDSARLALESGLVDGLKTREELRLFLTTLSGKNEKGDFRHIPFNNYLATVSRSYTDAPDAAGTIGIIIAEGAILSGKQPVGMIGGDTMIELLRQARENSRIKGLVIRIVSGGGSVFASELIRQEILEYKKTGKPLVISMGAMAASGGYWIAADADEIWASPVTLTGSIGIFAAIPTFENSLSDLGIYSDGVGTTSLAAALDITRPLSPLLKEAIEINLRHGYETFLNIVSKGRTIAPETIHTIAEGRVFDGQKAVKLGLVDNLGTLDNAIDSAAGLAGLEEYTASYIHRPLSVKEEFFQIFSGSFTRSLAAMIPPVILAAFNDLIDPVSEIMLLNDPKGLYAHCLIHDLSL; encoded by the coding sequence ATGAAAGATCTAATAAGTTCTATTTTAAATATTTTCCGCTGGATTGGCAAATTCATCACAGGTATCCGTATCTTCACTCTGAACATTGCCTTTCTTGCTCTACTGGTATTCCTGTTCGTCTCACTCACCTCCAGTACGACAGAAAAAGAGGTGAAAATTTCAGAAAGCGGAGCCCTTGTGCTCAGTCTATCCGGTGACATTGTTGAGGAAAAACAGGTAAGTGACCCCATTGCCACACTGATAAATGAGAAAATTGGATTTGACACCATTCCATCGGAAACCCTTTTTCAAGATATCCTTGATGTGATTGCAGCCGCCGCCAATGATGACCGGGTTACCTGTATCCTCCTTGATCTCGGTGAACTTGGTTCAGTAGGACTTAATCAACTCCAGACCATAGGTGACGCATTAAACGCTTTTAAAGCCAGTGGAAAAAAAGTCATCGCTGCCGAAGATTTCTACCAGCAAAAAGCGTATTACCTTGCAAGCTTTGCCGATGAGATATACCTCAACCCCATGGGTGGCGTTGACTTGCATGGTCTCGGCACCTTTCGTCTTTTCTTTAAAGATGCCATCGACAATCTTAAAATTAACTACAATATTTTTCGTGTTGGAACCTTCAAATCTGCCCTTGAGCCCGTCATGCGCAATTCCATGTCAACTGAAGCACGATCTCAGAATATGACCTGGCTCACGGCACTTTGGAATACCATCACCACGGATATCATCAGGGAACGGAATCTCAGTCAGGACAGTATTCAAAAATATACTGAGAACATAGCATCGGAACTGGCGACGGCCGGTGGAGATTCTGCCCGACTTGCCCTGGAATCAGGGCTGGTTGACGGTTTAAAAACCCGTGAAGAACTTCGTCTGTTTCTCACAACACTCAGTGGTAAAAATGAAAAGGGTGACTTTAGACACATTCCATTCAACAATTATCTCGCCACTGTCTCCCGCTCTTATACCGACGCTCCTGATGCTGCTGGTACCATCGGTATTATCATCGCAGAAGGAGCCATTTTGAGCGGCAAGCAACCGGTTGGAATGATTGGCGGTGACACAATGATCGAACTTCTACGACAGGCCCGTGAAAACAGTAGAATAAAGGGGTTGGTGATTCGTATTGTTTCCGGTGGCGGTTCTGTCTTTGCATCGGAACTCATCCGCCAGGAAATCCTTGAATACAAAAAAACAGGAAAACCACTTGTGATCTCCATGGGTGCCATGGCTGCCTCCGGTGGCTACTGGATCGCAGCCGATGCCGATGAGATATGGGCATCACCCGTTACACTCACCGGCTCCATTGGGATTTTTGCAGCCATTCCCACCTTTGAGAACTCACTCTCAGACCTTGGGATTTACAGCGACGGCGTGGGAACAACAAGCCTGGCAGCAGCACTTGATATTACCCGACCTCTCTCCCCCCTTCTGAAGGAAGCCATAGAAATCAATCTTCGTCATGGCTATGAAACATTCTTAAATATTGTTTCCAAGGGGCGGACCATCGCTCCGGAGACCATACATACCATCGCAGAAGGGAGAGTCTTTGACGGGCAGAAAGCAGTTAAACTTGGCCTTGTCGATAACCTTGGTACACTCGACAATGCCATTGACTCTGCTGCTGGCCTTGCCGGGCTCGAAGAATATACCGCATCCTATATCCACCGCCCCCTGTCGGTTAAGGAAGAATTCTTCCAGATATTCTCCGGATCCTTCACAAGAAGCCTTGCTGCAATGATCCCTCCTGTCATTCTGGCAGCGTTTAACGACCTGATAGACCCAGTTAGCGAAATCATGTTACTCAACGACCCAAAGGGGCTCTATGCCCATTGCCTGATCCATGATCTTTCACTTTAA
- a CDS encoding FecCD family ABC transporter permease, with amino-acid sequence MPFYTMTGTKPLLILALLLLILCAAIITATGMGFLQISPGEVLEILWNKLLGRDSTTINPTFPFVVMEVRLPRILTSALVGGGLAVAGAVFQAILLNPLADPYTLGISSGAAFGASLAIILTLFGVVVPAWFSIPIFAFIGAIATLIGVFSLASTDNKLSSNTLILSGVIIAAILSAGIGFIKYLADEQVSIIIFWLMGSFVGRTWSDVLSTSVIVMPGLLFTLYFARDLNIMALGERTANTLGVESGRVKKMLLVGASLITAICVSVSGIIGFVGLIIPHLLRMILGPDNRILLPACFLGGATLLLGADTITRALLPSEIPIGVLTSLIGGPFFCYIFRKKQLANVS; translated from the coding sequence ATGCCATTTTACACAATGACCGGTACAAAACCACTACTCATACTAGCACTGTTACTACTCATCCTCTGTGCAGCAATTATTACCGCAACCGGGATGGGATTCCTACAGATCAGCCCCGGAGAGGTCCTTGAAATTCTTTGGAACAAACTCCTTGGCAGAGACTCCACCACCATCAATCCCACCTTTCCGTTTGTTGTCATGGAGGTACGTTTGCCCCGTATTCTTACCTCGGCGCTTGTTGGCGGTGGTCTTGCCGTGGCTGGAGCCGTATTTCAGGCCATCCTCTTAAATCCGCTGGCCGACCCTTACACTCTTGGAATATCATCCGGTGCTGCTTTTGGCGCCTCGCTTGCCATTATCCTGACCCTCTTCGGTGTTGTTGTTCCAGCATGGTTTTCAATTCCGATCTTTGCATTTATTGGTGCCATTGCCACACTTATCGGAGTCTTCTCCCTAGCCTCGACCGATAACAAACTTTCATCCAACACCCTGATACTTTCCGGGGTTATTATTGCAGCTATTCTTTCTGCCGGTATCGGATTCATAAAATACCTTGCAGATGAACAGGTAAGCATCATTATCTTCTGGCTTATGGGCAGTTTTGTCGGCAGGACCTGGAGCGATGTTCTCAGCACCTCGGTAATTGTCATGCCTGGACTTCTCTTCACCCTCTACTTTGCTCGTGATCTGAACATTATGGCGCTAGGGGAACGCACGGCAAATACTCTGGGTGTTGAAAGCGGCCGAGTCAAAAAGATGCTCCTGGTGGGCGCCTCACTGATCACCGCCATCTGTGTCTCAGTTTCCGGAATCATTGGTTTTGTGGGTCTCATCATCCCTCATCTTCTGCGTATGATTCTTGGCCCCGACAATCGGATTCTCCTTCCCGCATGTTTCCTGGGGGGGGCCACCCTCCTTCTTGGGGCCGACACTATCACCCGTGCCCTTCTGCCATCCGAGATCCCAATTGGTGTCCTGACCTCCCTTATCGGTGGACCGTTTTTCTGTTACATCTTCCGCAAAAAACAGCTGGCAAATGTATCATGA
- a CDS encoding TPM domain-containing protein, with protein MKTQSMAQKFFSADEQKQISDAVHLAELKTSGELVPMLVCESHSYPLAAVRGGTLVASIGALLGSPMVARQFWLEPTNVWVFLALFVPLFLLTHFLIKIFPGLKRWFLSSSEKDEEVQNSAFAAFFTEKLYKTKDANGILIYISLLERRAWIIADSGINKRIPQEKWQDAVAVITDGIRRKEQCQALCKAIAMVGDILEKEFPIQDDDRNELHNLIIC; from the coding sequence ATGAAAACTCAATCCATGGCGCAGAAATTTTTCAGTGCTGATGAGCAAAAACAGATCTCCGATGCAGTGCATCTGGCAGAGTTGAAAACTTCGGGAGAACTTGTCCCCATGCTGGTGTGTGAGAGTCATTCCTATCCTCTCGCTGCAGTCAGGGGAGGAACCCTTGTTGCCTCAATTGGAGCCCTTCTAGGAAGTCCCATGGTTGCCAGACAGTTTTGGCTGGAACCGACTAATGTGTGGGTATTCCTAGCATTGTTTGTTCCGCTGTTCCTGCTGACGCATTTTCTCATCAAAATTTTTCCAGGCTTGAAGCGTTGGTTTCTTTCCAGTAGTGAAAAGGATGAAGAAGTTCAGAATTCTGCGTTTGCAGCTTTTTTTACTGAGAAACTCTATAAAACAAAGGATGCAAATGGCATTCTGATCTATATTTCACTTTTAGAGCGTCGTGCCTGGATAATTGCAGACAGTGGTATCAATAAACGTATTCCGCAGGAAAAATGGCAGGATGCTGTTGCGGTGATTACCGATGGAATACGAAGAAAGGAGCAGTGCCAGGCTCTCTGTAAGGCCATTGCAATGGTTGGTGACATTTTGGAAAAGGAGTTTCCAATACAGGATGATGACAGGAACGAACTGCATAATCTGATTATTTGTTAA
- a CDS encoding Crp/Fnr family transcriptional regulator, which yields MREILASSELFGGLSSEHLDEIEKIAVIKQYGRGESIFFEGDPGTGFYMVATGRVKIFKTSISGKEQILHIFGPGEPFGEVPVFHGQPFPANATALEKTSLIFFSRQAFVDIVHTMPSLVMNMLAVLSMRLRRFTTQIENLSLKEVPARLAGYLLYVAEEQGNVKQVELQISKGQLASLLGTIPETLSRIFAKMSEEGLISVDGKMISLLDLEGLEQKE from the coding sequence ATGCGTGAGATATTAGCAAGTAGTGAATTGTTTGGTGGGCTTTCTTCAGAACATCTGGATGAGATAGAGAAAATTGCTGTGATCAAACAGTATGGTCGCGGAGAGTCAATTTTTTTTGAGGGTGATCCAGGAACCGGTTTCTACATGGTGGCAACCGGCCGGGTGAAAATTTTCAAGACATCCATTTCAGGTAAAGAACAGATATTACACATATTTGGTCCAGGAGAGCCCTTTGGTGAGGTTCCGGTTTTTCATGGCCAGCCTTTTCCCGCAAATGCAACAGCTCTTGAAAAGACAAGCCTGATCTTTTTCTCACGTCAAGCCTTTGTGGACATTGTGCATACCATGCCCTCTCTTGTCATGAATATGCTAGCGGTCCTTTCCATGCGTCTGCGCCGTTTTACGACTCAGATTGAAAACCTTTCTTTAAAGGAGGTTCCTGCCCGGCTGGCGGGATACCTTCTCTATGTAGCTGAAGAACAGGGAAATGTTAAACAGGTAGAGTTGCAGATATCAAAGGGGCAGCTGGCAAGTTTGCTTGGAACAATCCCTGAGACACTGTCCAGGATATTTGCAAAAATGAGTGAAGAGGGGTTGATCAGCGTGGATGGAAAAATGATCAGTCTCCTTGACCTAGAAGGTTTGGAGCAGAAGGAGTAG
- a CDS encoding substrate-binding periplasmic protein encodes MKNFLSLLFCMTLFCLAASDSSATETFIISGNPKAPPVVWEQYNTLTGIGPDIAQAILTELQLNYDLRVEGDWQQVQDKCKNGEIDMIVSAYKNDARAEYMFFSMPYLQQHTVIVVEKGKEFPFGRWESLIGKKGVSNIGESYGQEFDTFIKNKLSVQFIAFERAIELLNRGEADYLIVDLYTALIYARLLQGEDAISILEPPVTTQAFHITISKQSPMAVQMPAINKKLYRLVKDGTVEKLFYKHFEDWKTLIEKRSRFYNRDSNIRSQEHDQYLKTQDAYEKEKIGSLLMGSREGLPAAAE; translated from the coding sequence ATGAAAAACTTTCTTTCGCTTCTCTTCTGTATGACTCTCTTCTGCCTTGCAGCATCAGACAGCTCTGCGACAGAAACCTTCATTATTTCTGGTAACCCCAAGGCCCCACCTGTCGTATGGGAGCAATATAATACGCTCACCGGAATTGGACCAGACATTGCTCAAGCAATCCTGACAGAACTGCAACTCAACTACGACCTTAGGGTAGAGGGCGACTGGCAGCAGGTTCAGGACAAATGTAAAAATGGAGAGATCGACATGATAGTCTCCGCCTACAAGAATGATGCGCGTGCAGAATACATGTTTTTTTCCATGCCCTATCTTCAACAACACACCGTCATTGTCGTGGAAAAGGGTAAGGAATTTCCTTTTGGCCGCTGGGAATCACTCATTGGCAAAAAAGGTGTTTCTAATATTGGAGAAAGCTATGGTCAGGAATTTGATACCTTTATCAAAAATAAGCTGAGTGTACAATTTATTGCCTTTGAACGTGCAATAGAGCTCCTTAACCGTGGAGAAGCCGACTATCTGATTGTGGATCTCTACACCGCCCTTATCTATGCAAGGCTCCTTCAAGGTGAAGATGCCATCTCTATTCTTGAACCTCCAGTCACCACCCAGGCTTTTCATATCACTATTTCAAAGCAGTCCCCCATGGCAGTGCAGATGCCCGCCATTAACAAAAAACTCTACCGCCTGGTGAAAGACGGAACCGTTGAGAAACTTTTCTACAAACATTTCGAAGATTGGAAAACGCTTATCGAAAAACGATCCAGGTTTTACAACAGGGATTCCAATATCCGCTCTCAAGAACATGATCAATACCTGAAGACTCAAGATGCCTACGAAAAAGAAAAAATTGGCAGTCTCCTGATGGGAAGCCGAGAGGGATTGCCTGCAGCCGCCGAGTGA
- the dinB gene encoding DNA polymerase IV — protein MTENRYILHIDMDAFFASVEQMDNPKYGGRPLIVGGNPEGRGVVAACSYEARKFGIRSALSAARAVKLCPHALFVRPRKERYKEVSIQIMEIFKRYSPFIEPLSLDEAFLDISSNHETMEAAAETAEEIRSRVFHEVGLTCSAGVSYNKFLAKVASDMKKPDGLTVIPIDEARSLLDTLPIGKFFGVGRVTEKKMHSLGIHYGRDILRFDKAQLIRFFGKAGAFFHDIARGVDNRPVESQKGRKSIGTETTFHSDIDDIDEIEKILRDLALKVEQGLQNKSCGATTVTLKVRYHNFTTVTRSCTHSIPINSVDEIMKCTRQLLETTDAGKVKIRLLGISLSNLTNTSLKIPVQLDLPFF, from the coding sequence ATGACTGAGAACCGTTACATACTCCATATTGACATGGATGCGTTCTTTGCCTCGGTGGAACAGATGGACAATCCCAAGTATGGCGGCCGCCCCCTCATTGTAGGTGGAAATCCCGAGGGACGTGGTGTGGTGGCAGCATGCTCCTATGAGGCGAGAAAGTTTGGGATACGGTCTGCACTCTCAGCTGCCAGGGCGGTTAAACTCTGCCCCCATGCCCTCTTTGTCCGCCCACGAAAGGAGCGTTACAAAGAGGTCTCCATACAGATTATGGAAATATTCAAGAGATACTCACCGTTCATTGAGCCACTCTCCCTTGATGAAGCCTTTCTCGATATTTCTTCAAACCACGAAACCATGGAAGCTGCCGCTGAAACTGCTGAAGAGATACGGAGCCGGGTTTTTCACGAAGTGGGTCTGACCTGTTCCGCAGGGGTTTCCTACAACAAATTTCTAGCCAAAGTTGCATCCGACATGAAGAAACCTGATGGCCTGACGGTTATACCAATCGATGAGGCAAGGTCACTCCTTGATACGCTGCCTATCGGGAAATTCTTCGGTGTTGGCAGGGTGACTGAGAAAAAAATGCATTCACTGGGAATTCATTATGGCCGGGACATTCTCCGCTTCGACAAAGCTCAGCTCATACGTTTCTTTGGAAAAGCTGGAGCGTTTTTCCATGATATTGCCCGAGGTGTGGACAATCGCCCGGTGGAATCACAAAAGGGACGTAAATCAATTGGAACCGAAACCACCTTTCATTCAGATATTGATGATATAGATGAGATAGAGAAAATCCTCAGAGACCTTGCACTCAAAGTAGAACAGGGCCTCCAGAATAAAAGCTGTGGCGCAACTACCGTTACCCTGAAGGTTCGCTATCACAATTTCACCACCGTAACACGATCCTGTACCCATTCGATTCCAATCAACAGTGTCGATGAAATAATGAAGTGCACTCGACAACTTCTTGAGACAACGGATGCTGGAAAAGTAAAAATTCGCCTTCTTGGCATCAGTCTTTCAAATCTCACCAACACATCCCTAAAGATACCTGTGCAGCTGGATCTCCCTTTTTTTTGA
- a CDS encoding LemA family protein: MKRIALLSFISLLSVVLSSCGYNSLQIQEEGVFKAWADVESTLQRRADLIPNLVETVKGYAKHEQETLQAVIDARSKASSVQIAAKDLNNPAVMQQFQAAQGGLTAALSKLMVVVERYPDLKANQNFLDLQNQLEGTENRINVARQRYNTAVSSFNGAIRKFPQSLTNKFLLHLERKEYFKAEEGAKVAPKVTF, translated from the coding sequence ATGAAACGAATTGCTTTGTTGTCTTTTATCTCCCTCTTATCCGTCGTACTTTCCAGTTGCGGCTATAACAGTCTGCAGATCCAGGAAGAGGGCGTCTTTAAGGCATGGGCTGATGTGGAATCCACCCTGCAGCGGCGTGCTGATCTTATTCCGAATCTGGTGGAAACGGTTAAAGGCTACGCAAAACATGAGCAGGAAACATTACAGGCCGTAATTGATGCCAGATCAAAGGCCAGTTCGGTGCAGATTGCAGCAAAGGATTTAAATAATCCTGCAGTAATGCAGCAATTTCAGGCGGCCCAGGGAGGCTTGACTGCTGCCCTGTCAAAATTGATGGTGGTGGTTGAGCGTTATCCTGACCTCAAGGCCAATCAGAATTTTCTGGATCTCCAGAATCAACTGGAAGGGACGGAGAATCGTATTAATGTCGCCCGGCAACGCTATAACACCGCTGTTTCCAGTTTTAATGGTGCAATTCGCAAGTTTCCTCAGAGTTTGACCAATAAGTTTTTGCTCCATCTTGAACGTAAGGAGTATTTCAAAGCGGAAGAGGGTGCAAAGGTCGCGCCAAAGGTAACATTCTAA
- the mnmH gene encoding tRNA 2-selenouridine(34) synthase MnmH: MSRSVTFKELFPCPTVQFVDVRSPVEFSQGHIPGAVNIPLFTDDERARIGTIYKQVDQEQALALGEEIARPKVEQIITLIEEMLPADIVIYCWRGGKRSSEVCRLVNEAGVAVKRLHGGYRAYRRGIRSCIEQPRKLCILGGKTGSGKTAILQGLQAQGIQVIDLEALAHHKGSVFGHINEGAQPTTEQFENDFHQELQRLDPENVLLLENESYVIGSVHLPPPLLLQMRAAPLLIIEVPVEARIDRLVQEYSTTDRQELTEACQRIAQKLTRPRFLEIIDCIERDDLRTACEHLLVYYDYYYNRGIEKRKNQEISFLSLSGFALDDDITRVKDTVIIQHAV; this comes from the coding sequence TTGTCCAGGTCGGTTACTTTTAAAGAGCTTTTTCCCTGTCCCACGGTTCAATTTGTTGATGTACGTTCTCCTGTAGAATTTTCTCAGGGACATATTCCTGGAGCCGTAAATATTCCCCTCTTTACAGACGATGAGCGCGCCAGAATCGGTACCATCTATAAACAGGTGGATCAGGAACAGGCCCTGGCTCTTGGCGAGGAAATTGCCAGGCCAAAGGTCGAGCAAATTATCACCCTTATCGAGGAAATGTTGCCGGCTGATATTGTCATCTATTGCTGGAGAGGTGGGAAGCGAAGCAGTGAAGTCTGTCGTTTGGTAAATGAGGCAGGAGTTGCGGTCAAACGTTTGCATGGAGGATACAGGGCCTATCGTCGTGGAATCAGAAGCTGTATCGAACAGCCACGGAAATTATGTATTCTTGGTGGAAAAACAGGAAGCGGCAAGACTGCTATTTTGCAAGGGCTTCAGGCGCAGGGAATACAGGTGATCGATCTAGAGGCTCTGGCCCACCATAAGGGGTCAGTTTTTGGTCATATTAACGAGGGAGCACAACCGACCACGGAGCAGTTTGAAAACGATTTCCACCAGGAACTGCAAAGACTTGATCCTGAGAACGTACTGCTTCTTGAAAACGAGAGTTATGTTATCGGCTCAGTCCATCTTCCCCCACCCTTGCTTTTGCAGATGCGGGCAGCACCTCTGCTGATAATCGAAGTGCCGGTGGAAGCGAGAATTGATCGTCTGGTTCAGGAATACAGCACTACCGATAGGCAGGAGTTGACCGAGGCCTGTCAGCGTATTGCACAGAAATTGACCCGGCCAAGATTTCTGGAAATAATTGATTGTATTGAGAGAGACGATTTGAGAACTGCCTGTGAGCACCTCCTGGTATATTACGATTATTACTATAATCGTGGAATTGAGAAACGAAAAAACCAGGAAATTTCTTTTTTGTCCCTGAGTGGTTTTGCTCTTGATGATGATATTACAAGAGTTAAGGATACTGTAATAATACAACATGCAGTCTGA
- a CDS encoding TPM domain-containing protein, which produces MVAVQKFLKRELLIVLLSMTVLFFQVAPLAALEVPPLGRRVNDTAQMLSAQTRADLETLLTGFEATDSTQIVVLTIPSLEGEVLEEYSLRVVEAWKIGQKGFDNGALLLIARDERKLRIEVGYGLEGSLTDLVAGRIIGGVIVPRFKEGNYDQGIHDGVTAMVAAVKGEFVASAANTKAVNDSDPAGLIFLLIFGFSFIGRVLHKNKKVAAVVGGIGSPVLGLMFLPQLGFWLLALIPLGALAGLFVSSLSAGSGGGFYAGGGGFGRSSGGFGGGFSGGGGGFGGGGASGGW; this is translated from the coding sequence ATGGTAGCGGTTCAGAAGTTTCTTAAAAGAGAGCTGCTTATAGTCCTCCTGTCCATGACTGTGCTGTTCTTTCAGGTAGCTCCCCTTGCTGCTCTTGAAGTTCCCCCCCTTGGACGTCGGGTAAATGACACTGCCCAGATGCTTTCTGCGCAGACCAGGGCAGATCTCGAGACCCTGCTTACAGGTTTTGAAGCCACTGACTCGACCCAAATAGTTGTGCTCACGATTCCTTCCCTTGAGGGTGAAGTCCTGGAGGAGTATTCCCTGCGGGTAGTAGAGGCATGGAAAATTGGTCAGAAAGGATTCGACAACGGGGCGTTGCTTCTTATTGCACGGGATGAACGGAAGCTGCGTATTGAGGTCGGTTACGGACTGGAAGGGAGCCTGACAGATCTTGTCGCGGGCCGTATAATAGGTGGCGTTATTGTACCGCGGTTTAAAGAGGGTAATTATGATCAGGGGATACACGACGGGGTGACGGCAATGGTTGCCGCTGTGAAGGGGGAGTTTGTTGCCAGTGCAGCAAACACAAAAGCCGTGAACGACAGTGATCCTGCAGGACTGATATTTTTGTTGATATTTGGTTTTTCGTTTATTGGACGGGTGTTGCATAAGAACAAAAAGGTGGCTGCTGTTGTTGGAGGTATAGGGTCCCCCGTCCTTGGTCTGATGTTTCTGCCACAGCTGGGTTTTTGGCTACTGGCTCTAATCCCACTCGGAGCTCTTGCCGGTCTGTTTGTCAGTTCTCTTTCCGCTGGCAGTGGTGGCGGTTTTTATGCGGGAGGAGGTGGTTTCGGCCGCTCATCCGGCGGTTTTGGAGGAGGATTCAGTGGTGGTGGCGGTGGTTTTGGTGGCGGTGGTGCCTCTGGAGGATGGTAG